A stretch of DNA from Maridesulfovibrio sp.:
ACCGTTGCGGTCCTTCTGCCGGTTGCAGAGCAGTTTTATCTTGATGAGCGCAAAGCCAATGGACGGTTGTTCATCAGGAATAATGTTCCTGTCGCTGTAGCAACAGATTACTGCTCATCGTTTCAGGCTACATCGTTGCCTTTAACCATTGCGGCAGCCTGTTCGTGGTTTAAATTCACTCCGGCGGAAGCAATTGTCGGGGCCACATTGAATGCAGCCTATGCCCTTGGTAAAAATAGGGATCGTGGTTCACTGGATGTCGGCAAACGGGGTGATATCACTATTTTTAATTGTGAGCATCCAAATCAGTTGGGTACAGCAATCGGTGCCCCTATTGTGGATAAGTCAATTTCCCGGGGGAATATTATCTGGGAATCAATGAATAAAATATAGAGCTTTTATGACAACCGATCAGAGTAAACAAACTGGAATAAGCAGTGTGGCAAAAGTGGCCGCCTCATTGAGGAGGGCTATTTTTGACGGAACTTTTTTGCCCGGTGATCAGCTGAAGGAAGTAGCTCTTTCCCGTTCCCTTGGGGTTTCCAGAGGCTCTGTGAGAGAAGCGCTGCGTATATTATCCATGGAAGAACTGGTGGCGCATCTCCCAAATAAAGGAGCTTCCGTCCGCAAATTGGATTTGGATGAAATTGAAGATATATTTTTGACCCGCCATATCCTGGAGATCAAGGCCTGCGAGAGCATTCCGACTGCCTCAGAACGACTGCTGGCCGATTTGGTGGAAAAGACCAAGGCGTATGAGGCTGTAGGTGAACTTGATGATCCGGTTACGATTGCCAACGCACATATTAATTATCACAGGGCGTTGGTCGGGTTGACCGGGAGTATAAAACTTGCTGACCTGGAAGAGAGCCTGATGCGGACTTTGCAGGTTATCATCGCCTGCATTGAAAATGACCGGGATGATACTCAAAATGAAATCGCCAACCACAAGCATATGACCGCGATGGTCCTGGCCGGTGATGTTGCCGGGGCAAAAAAATGGGTTGAGGACTATATTCCGAATGGAAAGGATTTTGTAATCCAGCATATTCTTTCACAAAAAAACACACTGAGGTTAGGCCGTTGATTGGTTTACGACCATTTCTGATAATTTTGTTTTTAGAAATTAATCCAGTCCTGAGGGGCTGGATTTTTATTTGCTGACGGCAGAACTGAAGTGAAATGCCTAGGACCAGATAATTCAGTTCCTTCAGGTGTAACGGTATCTTTTGTGGTGGCCGTGAGTCTCTAAGGTTAAGTCGCCGTCCGGTGTATGTTTGGATTTACAGGTAGTCCCTCTGTTCATTTCGCCCATGTACTGAGGGGTAAATACCCTTGAACCGGTGATCCAAGGGTATTTCCTGAAATTAGAAATTGAATACTTTTGCATCTGCCGCCATGTCGATGAGGTGGGGGCCGCCGTCCAACTGCATGTTTGAATGAAATGTAGCTTCGTCTAAATTGCGGTTGTTGGCGCACGGAGTACAAATGCCCGTCTTCACTTCATTCTCGATCAGGTAAGGCAGATAATCCTGAGGACAATCTCCTGTAGTTGTCTTCCGGGTCAAATCCCTGCCTGTGACCGCCCATTCTACGCCGCCGTCAATGAAGAACATATCCACATGATGCCCTTTACTGTGAGCGATCTTAGCGAATTGAAAGCATCTGGTTGCAGCTTCATTGTCATCTTTACTCAGCACAAATAAAAAATTAGCCATGATATCTCCCGTGATTTGTCTCGGTTATTCTGATCAGCATAAATACTAACCAATTAGAAGGTGCATAGCATAATATGCTGTATACAGGAACAGATTCGGTGAAGTGGTAATAGCTGACCGAAAGAGTAGATAAATTCGATTTTATTTCCGGTGCGGCTCAAGCTGCGGTGCTGTTTGATTAAATCATATGTGATAGTGAAGGCATTACTGTTGAGCAGAAAAATTTATCATGGAAGCGATATGTTTTCTGTATCGGAGCAAGTCGTTAAAGACTTGCTCCGATACTATAAGGGTGTATGTTTTTAGTCTTCCAACAGGCGTGAAGCCAGATACTCATATCCTTTGTCCGCCAGGTATTCATATTCCATATCCCAATGAATTCTTGCACTCATGGCAGTGTGGGGAACCGGAATGAATGAGGTGTCCCCTGCAAGCATGGAACGGTAGCACGGGTCGGCTATAATTAAATCCACGTCCGGATCGTTCATCAGCTTTTCTATCTGTTTTTCATCATCGGTGCTGAGGTCGCCCGGACCTTGCTCGACCAGCGTTC
This window harbors:
- a CDS encoding GntR family transcriptional regulator, with protein sequence MTTDQSKQTGISSVAKVAASLRRAIFDGTFLPGDQLKEVALSRSLGVSRGSVREALRILSMEELVAHLPNKGASVRKLDLDEIEDIFLTRHILEIKACESIPTASERLLADLVEKTKAYEAVGELDDPVTIANAHINYHRALVGLTGSIKLADLEESLMRTLQVIIACIENDRDDTQNEIANHKHMTAMVLAGDVAGAKKWVEDYIPNGKDFVIQHILSQKNTLRLGR
- a CDS encoding DsrE family protein, with the translated sequence MANFLFVLSKDDNEAATRCFQFAKIAHSKGHHVDMFFIDGGVEWAVTGRDLTRKTTTGDCPQDYLPYLIENEVKTGICTPCANNRNLDEATFHSNMQLDGGPHLIDMAADAKVFNF